A window of the Camelus ferus isolate YT-003-E chromosome 22, BCGSAC_Cfer_1.0, whole genome shotgun sequence genome harbors these coding sequences:
- the TNFAIP8L1 gene encoding tumor necrosis factor alpha-induced protein 8-like protein 1 codes for MDTFSTKSLALQAQKKLLSKMASRAVAGAFIDDASSEVLDELYRATKEFTRSRKEAQKVVKNLVKVAVKLGVLLRAGQLGSEELARLQRFRQQARRLAMTAVSFHQVDFTFDRRVLAAALLECRDLLHQAAGPHLTAKSHGRINHVFSHFADCDFLAALYGPTEPYRSHLRRICEGLSRMLDEDSI; via the coding sequence ATGGACACCTTCAGCACCAAGAGCCTGGCCCTGCAGGCCCAGAAGAAGCTCCTGAGCAAGATGGCATCCAGGGCGGTGGCGGGGGCCTTCATCGACGATGCGAGCAGCGAGGTGCTGGACGAGCTGTACCGCGCCACCAAGGAGTTCACCCGCAGCCGCAAGGAGGCCCAGAAGGTGGTCAAGAACCTGGTCAAGGTGGCCGTGAAGCTGGGCGTCCTGCTGCGCGCTGGGCAGCTGGGCAGCGAGGAGCTGGCGCGGCTGCAGCGCTTCCGCCAGCAAGCCCGCCGCCTGGCCATGACCGCCGTCAGCTTCCACCAGGTGGACTTCACCTTCGACCGGCGCGTGCTGGCCGCCGCCCTGCTCGAGTGCCGGGACCTGCTGCACCAGGCGGCCGGCCCGCACCTGACTGCCAAGTCCCACGGCCGCATCAACCACGTGTTCAGCCACTTTGCCGACTGCGACTTCCTGGCCGCGCTCTACGGCCCCACCGAGCCCTACCGCTCCCACCTGCGCAGGATCTGCGAGGGCCTCAGCAGGATGCTGGACGAGGACAGCATTTGA